Below is a genomic region from Actinoallomurus bryophytorum.
CGCGGCGAGGATGAGACGCGGCTTCATCAGGACGTAGGGGAAGTAGATCTCGTGGATCCCGCCCAGGAACTGGATCACGATCGCGGCGGGGACGCTGGGCCGCAGGCGCTTCGGGCCGAACAGCAGGTAGGCCACCAGGATGCCGAGGCCGGGCCCGGGGTTGGACTCCAGCATGAACAGGATCGACTTGCCGTGCTTGGCCGCCTCCGTCACGCCCAGCGGGCCCAGTACCCCGTGGTTGACGGCGTTGTTGAGGAACAGCACCTTGGCCGGCTCGATCAGCACCGACGCCAGTGGGAGCAGGTGATGGTGGATCAGCCACTCGACCCCGCTGCCGGCCCAGGTGGTCACGTGCTTGACGATCGGCTTGATCGCCCAGTTGCCGAAGACCGCGGCCGCCGCGCCGAGGATGCCGGCGCTGAAGTTGTCCACCAGCATCTCGAAGCCGGCCTTGGTCCGCTCCTGGATGAAGCCGTCGACCAGTTTGAGCACGTACGCCGTGGCCGGGCCCATGATCATCGCGCCCAGGAACATCGGGATTCCGGCGCCGACCACGACCCCGATCGTGGCGACCGCACCGACGACCGCACCACGCTGGCCGTGCACCATCCGCCCGCCGGTGTAACCGATCAGTACCGGCAGCAGGACGTTGATCGTCGGGTCGACCAGCGCGCCGAACTCCTTGTTCGGCAGCCACCCGGTCGGAATGAACAGCGCGGTGATGAGACCCCAGGCGATGAACGCGCCGATGTTGGGCATCACCATCCCGGCGAGATAGCCGCCGACTCGCTGAATCGTGGCCTTGACGCCACCACCGGTGACTTCTGGTGTGTACGGAGTGGCCATGAGGGGCCTCCCTTGGGGGTTGGGGAATCTGCCGGGCAGATCAGGCGATCAGCGACCGGCCCAGGTCCGGACGCGAATGGATGTGGACGATGTCGCGGCGGATGTCCTGCGGCCGCGGCATCCGGCTGGCGGGCAGGCGGACCGCCGCCGCCCCCCATGCCAGACCTTCGGCGAGCGCCTCGCTCCCCCGCGCGCCGGCGGCCAGGAACCCGGCGAGCAGGGCGTCGCCCGCCCCTACCGTGCTCCTCGCCCCGGCGACCGGTGCCTCGCCGATGGTGACGCCGCCGTCCTCGACCAGTACGGCGCCGTCGGCGCCGAGGCTGGCGAGCACGCTTCCGGCGCCTCGTTCGCGCAACTGCTGTGCCGCCTCGACGGCGTCGCCGACGCTGTCGACCGGCCGCCCTACGGCCTCGGCGAGCTCGTCCCGGTTCGGCTTGATGAGTACCGGGGCGGCGTCGACCGCGGCCAGGAGCGCCGGGCCGCTCGCGTCGACCGCGACCTGGACGCCCGCCTGGGTGAAGAACTCACACATCTGGGCATAGATCCCGTCCGGTACGCCGGGCGGCAGGCTTCCGCAGGTCACCACCCAGCTAGCGGACTCGGTCTCGCCGAGCACCGCGTCGGCGACCGCGTCCAGCTCCTTGCGGGACAGGGGCTCGCCGGGTTCGTTGAGCTTGGTGACCACACCGTCGGGCTCGGCGATGGTGATGTTGGATCGGGTCCGGCCGGCCACGCCGACCGCGCGGAGCGGTATCCCGTCGGCCTCCAGGAGGCGGACGAGCTGTTCGCCGTCGGCACCGCCGACGGGCACCACGGCGACGGAGGGGACGTTGTTCGCGAGCAGGGCCCGCGAGACGTTCACCCCTTTGCCGCCGGGGTCCAGCCGCGCCGAGGTGGCACGGGTCATCGTCCCGCGCACGAGACGGTCGACCTCGATGGTCCGATCCAGACTCGGGTTGAGGGTCAACGTAACGATCATGCCGCGTCCGCCCTCGCCACTCGGGCCGTGCCCCCCGTCCAGGCGGCCCGAAGACCCACCATGGACCGGCGGCGGACCTGCCCGCCCCCGAGGCGGCAGCGCGCGCCTTGAACCCCCACCACGCCGGCCGGGCACAGGGCCGCCCGTCGCCTCTCATCGGCGCACATCGTGTTGCTTCACCGCCGTTTCAGTTTGGTTTCCATTTGTTTACGCCCATATGCGTCCGGCCGTCAAGAGATTGACGTGCCCCAGATCACACAAATTCACCCCTCCGGAAGCACCGA
It encodes:
- the pfkB gene encoding 1-phosphofructokinase, which gives rise to MIVTLTLNPSLDRTIEVDRLVRGTMTRATSARLDPGGKGVNVSRALLANNVPSVAVVPVGGADGEQLVRLLEADGIPLRAVGVAGRTRSNITIAEPDGVVTKLNEPGEPLSRKELDAVADAVLGETESASWVVTCGSLPPGVPDGIYAQMCEFFTQAGVQVAVDASGPALLAAVDAAPVLIKPNRDELAEAVGRPVDSVGDAVEAAQQLRERGAGSVLASLGADGAVLVEDGGVTIGEAPVAGARSTVGAGDALLAGFLAAGARGSEALAEGLAWGAAAVRLPASRMPRPQDIRRDIVHIHSRPDLGRSLIA
- the mtlA gene encoding PTS mannitol transporter subunit IICB — translated: MATPYTPEVTGGGVKATIQRVGGYLAGMVMPNIGAFIAWGLITALFIPTGWLPNKEFGALVDPTINVLLPVLIGYTGGRMVHGQRGAVVGAVATIGVVVGAGIPMFLGAMIMGPATAYVLKLVDGFIQERTKAGFEMLVDNFSAGILGAAAAVFGNWAIKPIVKHVTTWAGSGVEWLIHHHLLPLASVLIEPAKVLFLNNAVNHGVLGPLGVTEAAKHGKSILFMLESNPGPGLGILVAYLLFGPKRLRPSVPAAIVIQFLGGIHEIYFPYVLMKPRLILAAIAGGAAGIGTFMVTGAGLVATPAPGSIFAYAAETPRGGYFGVFLGVLIAAGVSFAVGSVLLGFGRLAGDQEEEEAEAVAEDESVAVTAEEKSATTTRTDEAPATETAPHGA